Sequence from the Candidatus Saccharibacteria bacterium oral taxon 488 genome:
AATAACAGCGCCAGTCCGACAATACCATACTTAACAGTACGTCCTAGTGGTTTTTTACTGCTTATGATGAACCAGATGAGGATTACCGCCAACGTCAGACTGAATGCCATCTGAACATCTTTCCATATTACGCCAGCAATGTTCACTATATTAGGCAGTAGCAAAATCATGTAGGTAGAAAGAGCCCATGCGCGATTACGAGTGTGCCGATACACGAGAATCGACAGCACAAACATAGCCGTAACAAGTAGTACCAGCTGAAAAATCAACATAGATGAAATGTGGCCAGTTACTCTAATCAGAAATCCCCACAGCCGCGTCATCACTGGCGGATGCCAATCAGTAAGGTGAGCTACGCCCGTGGCTTGCTCAAGGTGGCTGATGGAGTCGGGCGACATATATCCAGGATAGAAAACAATAACAAGTAGCGCTAGCATACACACTGCTACTAACGCAGACTGGATGTGAAATTTTGAGAGGCTATTTTTTATGCTTGCGATATTTACCGGCCACCGCATAGAATAACACCTTCAGAACGTGCATGTTCCCCTTAATTGGGCTGATTTTTGTTGGTGTCTTGCCCTTCTTCGGATAGGTTCGTACCACTGGCGTTTCGGCCGTTTTATATTGTTTGCGGCGGCTACTCTCGATAGCGAGGTAGTAATGAAGCTCATAGGTTTGAAATATATCACGGAATACGGCAATATCTGGGTCTTTAAGTAGCTTTGCACTGTAGGCGCGGAATCCATTTGTGGTATCGGTATGCCTCTTACCAGCCGCAAGACTTATCAGCGGCGCATGAATAAGATGAAGACCTATCTCTCTCGAAAGCGGTGTGTTTACCGCCTTACCACCTGGTATAAACCGTGAGCCCTGAATGTGGTCATATCCTTGGTCAAGCAGCTTAATAAAGTCAGGAATTCTCTCTATACTATCCTTGCCGTTGCCATCAACAACGACCACTCCTTCATAACCCTCAGAAAGAGCCCAGGCAAACGCCATCCTCATCTGTGCGCTCAATTTGCCCTTGCCTTTTTTCGTCAACAAAGCGCGTACGTCTTGAGATTTCAAGAAATCAGCCTCAAGTGAACCATCAGTGCTACCACCATCAGCTACTATAATGTCAATCTGTTTTGCTAACGGCTTCATTTTTTGTAATTGCTTCTGAATTCGCTCTCCTTCATTAATGACGAAAACACACACGCAATATTTGTGCTTTTTCTTGTTTATTTCATTTACTTCAAAGTCTGGAAACTCCCACTCCGGATGGTCTTGACGAATATGATCTTGTTTATTGACTACGGGGGTTTTTGTCATGATGCAATATTCTTCCTTTCTGCATTTGCTAGTGACGTTGTACTACTTAGCTCATCAAGCACATAATACCGAGCATCCCGCCGTGATTCCACTAATATCTTGCCAATATATTCGGACAGAATCACCATAAATAAAAATAGGATGAAAAACATTCCTGATAGCTCAAGCGACGTCGACACCCAGCCCTCAGCAACATTCTTTTTGGTAAGGGCTATGATTACAACATAAAGCGCATACACCAAGTTCACAACACTGGCAAAGAACCCAACCCACGACATAAAGCGGAGCGGATGCGTCGAGTGGCTGGTAATGATATCGAGCGCC
This genomic interval carries:
- a CDS encoding glycosyltransferase; protein product: MTKTPVVNKQDHIRQDHPEWEFPDFEVNEINKKKHKYCVCVFVINEGERIQKQLQKMKPLAKQIDIIVADGGSTDGSLEADFLKSQDVRALLTKKGKGKLSAQMRMAFAWALSEGYEGVVVVDGNGKDSIERIPDFIKLLDQGYDHIQGSRFIPGGKAVNTPLSREIGLHLIHAPLISLAAGKRHTDTTNGFRAYSAKLLKDPDIAVFRDIFQTYELHYYLAIESSRRKQYKTAETPVVRTYPKKGKTPTKISPIKGNMHVLKVLFYAVAGKYRKHKK